One Drosophila kikkawai strain 14028-0561.14 chromosome 3L, DkikHiC1v2, whole genome shotgun sequence genomic window carries:
- the LOC108078833 gene encoding uncharacterized protein yields MENVKPTVTYHLFLYRSELARRNARQLRLSRTKIEITDELISKTVRNLKTCSMDDLKAVNRELLFKRKLRHNVSKLKKEAKRQAAEQRQD; encoded by the coding sequence ATGGAGAACGTGAAGCCCACTGTCACCTACCACCTGTTCCTGTATCGCTCCGAACTGGCCAGGCGGAATGCACGACAGCTGCGACTTTCCCGGACGAAAATCGAGATCACGGACGAGCTCATCTCGAAGACGGTGCGGAACCTGAAGACATGCAGCATGGACGACCTGAAGGCGGTGAACCGGGAGCTGCTGTTCAAGCGGAAACTGCGCCACAACGTCTCCAAGCTGAAAAAGGAGGCCAAGCGGCAGGCAGCGGAGCAGCGGCAGGACTAG
- the LOC108078831 gene encoding uncharacterized protein: protein MSDGGKSLGAEKSVSYALYLHLRELCRPKRRLMRIASTKLALTNELIQLQQRRQWETAFDLELDTEASCQLNRALDRERLYRDRLRSNMQRQLAKQQQSKRKYLQDMGKM, encoded by the coding sequence ATGTCAGACGGCGGAAAATCCCTGGGGGCGGAGAAATCCGTGAGCTATGCCCTCTATCTCCACCTCAGGGAACTGTGTCGGCCCAAGAGGCGTCTGATGCGCATCGCCAGCACCAAGCTGGCACTGACGAACGAGCTCATTCAGCTGCAGCAGCGCCGGCAGTGGGAGACGGCCTTTGACCTGGAGCTCGACACGGAGGCCAGTTGCCAGCTAAACAGGGCCCTGGATCGGGAGAGACTATATCGGGACAGATTGCGCAGCAATATGCAGAGGCAGCTagccaagcagcagcagagcaagCGAAAGTATCTACAGGATATGGGAAAAATGTAG